From Penicillium psychrofluorescens genome assembly, chromosome: 1, one genomic window encodes:
- a CDS encoding uncharacterized protein (ID:PFLUO_000437-T1.cds;~source:funannotate), translating to MAHRDQIAAHIQGNKSLAVAPDWLESFLASSGPSNRNIPISALTQTALFRVLASDFRDSLSKTPTSLLPVDISDPNVQERRLQGSIPVQVLDIEDIGTSLWSQIEAIERVERGEAIRGREIVRTIAALEDTETTGTGNTHTSSNATGGNANASGSAGFGPHRLIVQDAAGTKAVGIEMQRIEGFSIETLPIGAKLMLRNATVARGMVLLAPESTVMLGGKIEGLDRSWRTDRKARLLRRVADIGEENQGQSNGTNGNIGARGR from the coding sequence ATGGCCCATAGAGACCAGATCGCAGCTCATATCCAAGGAAACAAATCCCTTGCCGTCGCACCAGACTGGCTGGAATCCTTCCTCGCCTCTTCCGGCCCCAGCAATCGCAACATCCCCATCTCCGCTCTGACCCAAACAGCGCTCTTCCGCGTCCTAGCCTCAGACTTCCGCGACTCACTCAGCAAAACACCAACATCCCTCCTCCCAGTGGATATTTCCGACCCAAACGTGCAGGAACGGCGCCTCCAAGGCTCCATCCCCGTGCAAGTGCTCGACATCGAAGACATCGGCACAAGCCTGTGGAGCCAGATCGAAGCAATCGAGCGCGTCGAGCGCGGCGAGGCGATCCGCGGCCGCGAGATCGTGCGCACGATAGCCGCGCTTGAAGACACTGAGACGACAGGAACAGGCAATACTCACACAAGCAGTAATGCTACGGGCGGCAATGCCAACGCGTCGGGGAGCGCGGGGTTTGGTCCGCATCGGCTGATTGTGCAGGATGCCGCTGGTACGAAGGCTGTCGGGATTGAGATGCAGCGCATTGAGGGGTTCTCTATTGAGACGCTTCCCATCGGGGCGAAACTGATGCTTCGCAATGCTACTGTGGCTCGGGGTATGGTACTGCTAGCTCCTGAGAGCACGGTTATGCTTGGGGGCAAGATTGAAGGTCTCGATCGGTCGTGGAGGACGGACCGGAAGGCGAGATTGCTGCGGAGGGTTGCAGATATTGGAGAAGAGAACCAGGGGCAATCGAATGGGACAAATGGGAACATTGGTGCCAGGGGACGGTGA
- a CDS encoding uncharacterized protein (ID:PFLUO_000438-T1.cds;~source:funannotate), with protein sequence MSTISSPRHSVASSPAPSARASLDALNTNLNNLSAPTTPTGRAVSPSSLHPRRNRSALRDYYNLKPPAAEPAPRSRSVPRNTDAGDLSNPTSLASGTELDNADFDPQSYVDHLLSTSSLSTILKAENTLVGDIRTLDGERKALVYDNYSKLIRAVETIGKMRKSMDDRGAPLTMTKTLGPAIAFVAETASGLIKEGEEQRRQMKAAKGEEQAGNQRPEKETVMWVIEAPARLEKLLVEDKREEAAEDWKEVRTLLDAWGDVKGVAEVREACEGVMSEIGHDD encoded by the coding sequence ATGTCGACGATCTCCTCGCCCCGTCACTCCGTCGCTTCTTCGCCCGCTCCGTCAGCTCGCGCATCCCTCGATGCCCTAAACACCAACCTCAACAACCTCAGCGCCCCGACCACCCCAACGGGACGTGCGGTTtcaccctcctccctccacccGCGGCGCAACCGCTCCGCTCTGCGTGACTACTACAACCTCAAACCGCCAGCCGCTGAGCCGGCTCCTCGGTCGCGAAGTGTGCCGCGCAATACAGATGCAGGCGACCTCTCCAATCCCACGTCGCTGGCCTCGGGAACAGAGCTCGACAATGCGGATTTCGATCCCCAGAGCTATGTCGACCACCTGCTCTCCAcgtcgtcgctgtcgacTATTCTGAAAGCCGAAAATACATTGGTTGGAGACATCCGCACGCTGGACGGAGAGCGCAAGGCCCTTGTGTACGACAATTACTCGAAGCTGATCCGCGCGGTCGAGACGATTGGCAAGATGCGGAAGAGCATGGATGATCGGGGTGCGCCGCTGACTATGACCAAGACTCTGGGCCCCGCGATTGCGTTTgtggcggagacggcgaGCGGGTTGATTaaggagggcgaggagcagcggcggcagATGAAGGCCGCTAAGGGGGAAGAGCAGGCGGGGAATCAGAGACCAGAGAAGGAGACTGTCATGTGGGTTATTGAGGCACCGGCGAGACTGGAGAAGTTGCTGGTCGAGGATAAGCGGGAGGAGGCTGCGGAGGACTGGAAGGAGGTCCGGACGCTTCTCGATGCATGGGGCGACGTGAAGGGAGTTGCTGAGGTGCGGGAGGCCTGCGAAGGTGTCATGAGTGAGATTGGCCATGATGACTGA